From Mucilaginibacter rubeus, a single genomic window includes:
- the rpiA gene encoding ribose 5-phosphate isomerase A → MIDYKLEAAKAALTLISPNQTIGLGAGSTIAHLVNMLAQNPELAASLTFTSSSFKTTQLLSKHGLWIQSPALLSKLDTYFDGCDQFDSELNALKSGGGIHTTEKVLASMAQEFILLGDEGKFSPQLNATYPLVIEILPQALQIILAKLNALFPSATLTQRMSTQKDGALISDNGNMLVDVLFTELPEPAHLNTLVKMIPGVVEHSLFYQIAAKAIIAGENGIKTILPQR, encoded by the coding sequence ATGATTGATTACAAACTGGAAGCAGCGAAAGCCGCTTTAACCTTAATAAGCCCCAACCAAACTATAGGTTTAGGAGCCGGAAGCACCATAGCACACCTGGTTAATATGTTGGCTCAAAACCCAGAGCTTGCGGCTTCATTAACATTTACATCATCATCATTTAAAACTACTCAATTATTAAGCAAACACGGGTTATGGATCCAGTCGCCGGCTTTGCTTAGTAAACTTGACACCTATTTTGATGGCTGCGACCAGTTTGACAGTGAACTGAATGCACTGAAAAGCGGCGGCGGTATCCATACTACCGAAAAAGTACTGGCTTCCATGGCACAGGAATTTATTTTGCTGGGCGATGAAGGAAAATTTTCGCCTCAACTTAATGCCACTTATCCGCTTGTTATCGAGATCCTGCCACAGGCCTTACAAATTATATTGGCAAAGCTAAATGCGCTTTTCCCATCTGCTACGCTTACACAGCGTATGAGCACTCAAAAAGATGGCGCGCTGATATCAGACAACGGCAATATGCTTGTAGATGTGCTATTTACCGAATTACCTGAACCTGCCCATTTAAATACGCTTGTAAAAATGATACCGGGTGTTGTGGAGCACTCCTTATTTTACCAGATAGCAGCTAAAGCAATTATTGCGGGAGAGAACGGCATCAAAACCATTTTACCTCAACGATAA